Below is a genomic region from Citrobacter tructae.
TTTAGCCGCCACTTCACGCAACTGAGTTTTATCCGCGGACAGCGGGTCGATTTCCAGATGACGCTGGAAGGCTTGCTGATAGGAGAGGCTTTCCGCAGGTGAGCAGTCCAGCACTTGCTGGAGCAAATCGTCCACTTCATTCATCAGACGATACATGTCGTAATGGGGACGGTACCACTCGAGCATGGTGAACTCAGGGTTATGATGACGGCCCATTTCTTCGTTACGGAAGCTGCGGCACAGCTGGTATACCGGACCACACCCTGCCACCAGCAGGCGCTTCATATGGTATTCCGGGCTGGTCATTAAATAGAGGTTCATGCCCTGAGAATGGCCAGGGCCAACGAAACGTGTTTCGAACGGGAACAGATGAATATCGGTAACCGTCGCCTGACTCATACAAGGTGTCTCAACCTCAAGCACGCCACGATCGGCAAAAAAGCGGCGGATTTCCGCTATAATTGCTGCACGTTTTAACAGATTGGGGATGGACGCGCTCGGCTGCCAGGTTGCCGTTTCGCTCATGGTTGTTTCTCCGATTTAAGACAAGGGCACGAAGTCTACTCGTAACACGCTAGCGAGACAAATTTCAGGAGGGAATCACAAACACGGGCTGATAGCTAAA
It encodes:
- the epmA gene encoding elongation factor P--(R)-beta-lysine ligase, which codes for MSETATWQPSASIPNLLKRAAIIAEIRRFFADRGVLEVETPCMSQATVTDIHLFPFETRFVGPGHSQGMNLYLMTSPEYHMKRLLVAGCGPVYQLCRSFRNEEMGRHHNPEFTMLEWYRPHYDMYRLMNEVDDLLQQVLDCSPAESLSYQQAFQRHLEIDPLSADKTQLREVAAKLDLSNIADTEEDRDTLLQLLFAMGVEPHIGKDKPTFVYHFPASQASLAQISTEDHRVAERFEVYYKGIELANGFHELTDAREQQQRFEQDNRKRAARGLPQQPIDNNLLEALKVGMPDCSGVALGVDRLVMLALGADSLADVIAFTVDRA